The Larus michahellis chromosome 2, bLarMic1.1, whole genome shotgun sequence genome window below encodes:
- the NRSN1 gene encoding neurensin-1, which produces MSSYADICGSKHAQGSTEGGYQRYGVRSYLHQFYEDCTASIWEYEDDFQIQRSPSRWSSTFWKVGLISGTAFMLIGLTVLVVGFLVPPKIEALGKDDFVVVDTRAVQFNGSLDICKLAGAILFCVGGSTVAACLLMSAFAKSYSKEEKYLQQRFKERIADIKAHANPVTKAPAPGESKIPVTLSKVQNVQPLSET; this is translated from the exons ATGAGCTCCTATGCTGACATCTGCGGGTCCAAGCATGCGCAGGGCAGTACTGAGGGAGGTTACCAACGCTATGGAGTTCGTTCCTACCTGCATCAGTTTTATGAGGACTGCACAGCTTCAATTTGGGAGTATGAGGATGATTTTCAGATCCAGAGATCGCCTAGCAGGTGGAGCTCTACGTTCTGGAAG gtcGGACTCATCTCTGGGACGGCTTTTATGCTGATAGGTTTAACGGTTCTTGTAGTGGGTTTTCTTGTGCCACCGAAAATTGAAGCTCTTGGGAAAGATGATTTTGTTGTGGTAGATACCCGCGCCGTTCAGTTTAATGGGTCCCTTGATATATGCAAGCTGGCAGGGGCAATCTTGTTTTGTGTTGGAGGGTCCACCGTGGCAGCGTGTCTGTTGATGTCTGCTTTTGCTAAAAGTTACTCCAAAGAAGAAAAGTATCTTCAGCAGAGATTTAAAGAGAGAATAGCTGATATAAAAGCCCATGCAAACCCAGTCACAAAAGCGCCAGCACCGGGAGAATCAAAGATACCTGTCACTTTGTCCAAAGTTCAAAATGTCCAGCCTTTATCAGAAACCTGA